In one Cloacibacillus sp. An23 genomic region, the following are encoded:
- the aroQ gene encoding type II 3-dehydroquinate dehydratase, whose product MRILVVNGPNINMLGIREPDIYGKNTFADLERFIRESAAEFGVEAELFQSNHEGAIVDKIQAAFGKTDGIVINPAAYTHTSVAILDALKAVALPAVEVHISDVDSREPFRQISYAGMACEKRFSGMGFEGYRAAIKYLAERHGGK is encoded by the coding sequence ATGAGAATACTCGTTGTAAACGGGCCGAACATCAACATGCTCGGCATAAGGGAGCCCGACATTTACGGCAAAAATACCTTCGCCGACCTCGAGCGGTTCATCCGTGAGAGCGCCGCAGAGTTCGGCGTCGAAGCGGAGCTCTTCCAGTCGAACCACGAGGGCGCGATAGTCGATAAGATACAGGCGGCCTTCGGCAAAACGGACGGAATCGTCATCAATCCGGCCGCCTATACGCACACGAGCGTGGCGATACTCGACGCGCTCAAGGCCGTCGCTCTTCCTGCGGTCGAAGTGCATATATCGGACGTAGACTCGCGCGAGCCGTTCCGCCAAATATCGTACGCCGGCATGGCATGCGAGAAAAGATTCAGCGGCATGGGGTTTGAGGGCTACCGCGCCGCGATAAAATATCTTGCGGAGAGACACGGCGGGAAATAA
- the rplU gene encoding 50S ribosomal protein L21: MYAVIEQGGKQYRVSEGDKFKVEKIHAEDGSVVTFDKVILLGKDEGAVIGAPYVEGASVSAKIVESGKNDKVIVFKYRRKKNYRKFRGHRQQYTLVQIESING; encoded by the coding sequence ATGTACGCAGTTATTGAGCAGGGCGGAAAGCAGTACAGAGTTTCCGAGGGCGACAAGTTCAAGGTAGAAAAGATTCACGCCGAGGACGGCTCTGTCGTAACCTTCGACAAGGTCATCCTTCTCGGAAAGGACGAAGGCGCGGTCATCGGGGCTCCCTACGTCGAGGGCGCTTCCGTCAGCGCGAAGATCGTCGAGAGCGGCAAGAACGACAAGGTCATAGTCTTCAAGTACCGCAGAAAGAAAAACTACCGCAAATTCCGCGGACACCGCCAGCAGTACACGCTCGTTCAGATCGAGTCTATCAACGGTTAG
- the rpmA gene encoding 50S ribosomal protein L27, whose amino-acid sequence MAHKKGQGSSTNGRDSQPKYLGIKRGDGSFVNAGTIILRQRGTKYHPGRNTGLGRDFTIFALVPGTVRFQTKADRKYVTIEQQETL is encoded by the coding sequence ATGGCTCATAAAAAAGGTCAGGGAAGCTCAACCAACGGCCGCGACAGTCAGCCGAAATACCTCGGCATCAAGCGCGGAGACGGCTCGTTCGTCAACGCCGGAACGATAATCCTCCGTCAGAGGGGGACGAAGTACCACCCCGGGCGCAATACTGGGCTGGGACGCGACTTCACGATATTTGCGCTCGTGCCGGGCACGGTACGCTTCCAGACGAAGGCCGACCGCAAGTACGTGACGATCGAGCAGCAGGAAACGCTCTAA
- the obgE gene encoding GTPase ObgE, giving the protein MKFVDSLIMSVKAGRGGNGCMSFLRERFKPNGGPDGGNGGRGGSVIFEATSNLQTLADLEYMHHIKGENGDHGKGAARNGRAGEDKIIYVPCGTLIYDAETGEGCADLVEPHDRFVAARGGRGGRGNRYFASSSRKAPRFCEQGEMGEEVKLRLELRLIADVGLVGLPNVGKSSILAAISNAQPKIADYPFTTLSPNLGVINTGDERIVIADIPGLIEGAHENKGLGLEFLRHVDRARLLVHVLSLESGDLDTIIGDFEVVRGEMKKYDPELEKRPYFVAGNKLDEVPEEFIPELTKGLSEYFEKKGVAFITLSALTEEGIPELVKRITKFTAEHPRPESNVRLFALEERAPEKLPNRKRMKIQIIAMHGGGYRVLHYRLEKAVERYDFSQEENVARFTKLLRRYKVEELLEAAGAQPGDLVSIGYKEFNFYPDYYPEDEAGSTVQDEACDDGFDPAEEDADE; this is encoded by the coding sequence ATGAAATTCGTTGACTCTCTGATTATGTCCGTCAAGGCCGGACGCGGCGGCAACGGCTGTATGAGCTTCCTGCGCGAGCGCTTCAAGCCCAACGGCGGCCCGGACGGCGGCAACGGCGGACGCGGAGGCAGCGTTATATTCGAGGCGACGTCGAACCTTCAGACACTCGCCGACCTCGAATACATGCACCACATCAAGGGTGAGAACGGCGACCACGGCAAAGGCGCCGCGAGGAACGGGCGAGCCGGAGAAGACAAGATAATATACGTCCCGTGCGGAACGCTCATTTACGACGCAGAGACGGGCGAAGGCTGCGCCGACCTCGTCGAGCCCCACGACCGTTTCGTCGCCGCGCGCGGCGGCAGGGGAGGGCGCGGCAACCGTTATTTCGCAAGCTCGTCGCGGAAGGCTCCGCGCTTCTGCGAGCAAGGCGAGATGGGCGAAGAGGTCAAGCTGCGTCTCGAGCTGAGGCTTATCGCGGACGTAGGCCTCGTAGGACTGCCCAACGTAGGCAAGTCGAGCATACTCGCCGCGATATCCAACGCACAGCCGAAGATAGCCGATTATCCGTTTACGACGCTGTCTCCGAACCTAGGCGTCATCAACACTGGAGACGAGAGAATAGTTATCGCGGACATACCGGGGCTTATCGAAGGAGCGCACGAGAACAAGGGGCTTGGACTCGAGTTCCTCCGCCACGTCGACAGAGCCAGGCTGCTGGTTCACGTGCTGAGCCTAGAAAGCGGCGACCTTGACACAATAATCGGAGATTTCGAAGTGGTGCGCGGCGAGATGAAGAAATACGACCCCGAGCTTGAAAAACGTCCGTATTTCGTAGCCGGCAACAAGCTCGACGAAGTGCCTGAGGAGTTCATTCCCGAATTGACTAAAGGTCTTTCGGAATATTTTGAGAAAAAAGGCGTCGCCTTCATAACGCTGAGCGCCCTCACTGAAGAAGGTATTCCGGAGCTCGTAAAAAGAATCACTAAGTTCACCGCCGAGCATCCGAGACCGGAAAGCAACGTAAGGCTCTTTGCGCTGGAAGAACGAGCGCCTGAAAAACTGCCAAACCGCAAGCGCATGAAAATACAGATAATAGCGATGCACGGAGGCGGCTACCGAGTCCTTCACTACAGGCTGGAAAAGGCCGTGGAGCGCTACGATTTCAGCCAGGAGGAGAACGTAGCACGCTTCACCAAGCTTCTGCGCCGCTATAAGGTCGAGGAACTTCTCGAGGCGGCGGGAGCCCAGCCGGGAGACCTCGTGAGCATCGGATATAAGGAATTCAACTTTTACCCCGATTACTATCCTGAGGACGAAGCCGGAAGCACAGTTCAGGACGAGGCCTGCGACGACGGTTTCGACCCCGCTGAAGAAGACGCAGATGAATAA
- the nadD gene encoding nicotinate-nucleotide adenylyltransferase translates to MNNIPENTEARKIGIMGGTFDPIHYGHLLAADEAHAAFGLSEVVFIPTGRPPHKANKKVTSPEDRYLMTQLATVSCPYFSVSRVEIDREGSSYTIDTLRTLKAMPEYAGTQFYFITGLDAVLDIVSWKNPEEIMAMCKFVAVSRYGYTHKRMEEIPPELREKIIPLEIPLLAISSTELRERVRRSRSIRFMVPQPVEQFIRKKSLYRDNTGE, encoded by the coding sequence ATGAATAATATTCCGGAAAATACAGAGGCCAGGAAAATCGGCATAATGGGCGGCACATTCGACCCGATACACTACGGGCACCTCCTGGCGGCCGACGAGGCGCACGCGGCCTTCGGCCTGTCCGAGGTGGTGTTTATCCCGACGGGCCGCCCGCCGCACAAGGCCAATAAAAAGGTCACGTCGCCGGAGGACCGTTACCTGATGACACAGCTCGCTACAGTGAGCTGCCCTTATTTCAGCGTGTCGCGCGTCGAGATCGACAGGGAAGGCAGCAGCTATACCATCGATACGCTGCGCACGCTCAAGGCGATGCCTGAATACGCCGGGACTCAGTTCTATTTCATAACGGGGCTGGACGCGGTGCTCGACATCGTGTCGTGGAAAAACCCTGAAGAAATAATGGCGATGTGCAAATTCGTCGCCGTAAGCCGCTACGGATACACACATAAGAGAATGGAAGAGATACCGCCGGAGCTCAGAGAAAAGATAATACCTCTCGAGATACCGCTGCTCGCCATTTCGAGCACGGAGCTTAGGGAGCGCGTGCGGCGCAGCAGGAGCATACGCTTCATGGTGCCGCAGCCGGTGGAGCAGTTCATAAGAAAAAAATCACTCTATCGGGATAATACGGGGGAATAG
- a CDS encoding LCP family protein — MRRSAAKTVILAILLGAVALAAGVGARLYTAWNSKGETLIDEAKKSAENSASYDALETQGKFNILLMGEDNVEGSRRSDTILFITVDIDDKDIRILSLPRDTRVMIPGHGTQKLNHAFAYGGQDLMRATVSNYLGEPILYYVIVDYDSFPAFVDMLGGVEVDVPKRMRYVDRAGKLDINIQPGLQTLNGETALQFVRFRKDALGDIGRIQRQQQFLKAMLKKAYDPRVIIRLPELAAQAMKIFRTDMTTSFALQLAGFIQNEVGRDKMLFSTLRGTPATIDGLSYWIGDVRDAKRFLNAPLAELTGEQTEAESGDRVPAEESESAQTAGGAKAAENMMTAEQLAEIVKSMPESVAVLNGTGKSGVAGELSTRLQKIGVDVVHTGNAKHFDYRYSNIVYPSDAPESVKETAKLMGRLLEIPSGLVRPGQQAFYASLIAGHDYGRIVKLLDELVKISGGQ, encoded by the coding sequence TTGAGGCGTTCTGCGGCAAAAACTGTAATACTGGCCATCCTGCTCGGAGCCGTCGCGCTCGCGGCGGGAGTCGGCGCGCGCCTTTACACGGCGTGGAATTCAAAGGGAGAGACGCTGATCGACGAAGCGAAGAAATCGGCGGAGAACAGCGCGTCCTACGACGCCCTCGAAACACAGGGCAAATTCAACATACTGCTGATGGGCGAGGACAACGTGGAGGGCTCAAGGCGGTCCGACACAATACTTTTCATAACCGTCGATATAGACGACAAAGACATTCGCATCCTCTCGCTCCCGCGAGACACACGCGTCATGATACCGGGCCACGGCACGCAGAAGCTCAACCACGCCTTCGCCTACGGCGGGCAGGACTTGATGCGCGCGACAGTGTCCAACTATCTCGGAGAGCCTATACTTTACTACGTAATAGTGGACTACGACAGCTTCCCGGCTTTCGTCGATATGCTCGGCGGGGTAGAGGTAGACGTTCCGAAACGCATGCGCTACGTAGACAGGGCCGGTAAACTCGATATAAATATACAGCCCGGGCTCCAGACGCTCAACGGAGAAACTGCCCTGCAATTCGTGCGGTTCAGAAAAGACGCGCTCGGCGACATCGGACGCATACAACGCCAGCAGCAGTTCCTCAAGGCGATGCTTAAAAAGGCTTACGACCCGCGTGTAATAATTAGGCTTCCCGAGCTCGCGGCGCAGGCGATGAAAATATTCAGGACCGACATGACGACGTCTTTCGCTCTCCAGCTCGCCGGCTTCATTCAGAACGAGGTCGGGCGGGACAAGATGCTCTTCTCGACGCTGCGCGGAACTCCCGCCACCATAGACGGACTCAGCTACTGGATAGGCGACGTGCGCGACGCGAAGCGCTTCCTTAACGCGCCGCTGGCAGAGCTGACGGGCGAACAGACCGAAGCCGAGTCAGGCGACCGCGTTCCGGCTGAAGAGAGCGAATCCGCTCAGACCGCCGGCGGAGCGAAAGCGGCGGAGAATATGATGACAGCCGAGCAGCTCGCCGAGATAGTCAAGTCTATGCCGGAATCCGTAGCGGTGCTAAACGGGACCGGCAAGAGCGGGGTGGCGGGCGAGCTCTCTACGCGTCTGCAAAAAATAGGCGTGGACGTAGTGCATACAGGAAACGCCAAACATTTCGACTACCGGTACAGCAACATAGTCTATCCGTCGGACGCGCCGGAAAGCGTCAAAGAGACGGCGAAGCTCATGGGCAGGCTGCTTGAGATACCGAGCGGCCTAGTGAGGCCCGGACAGCAGGCTTTCTATGCCTCTCTTATAGCTGGACACGATTACGGCCGCATAGTAAAACTACTTGACGAGCTGGTAAAAATCAGCGGCGGGCAATAA
- the rsfS gene encoding ribosome silencing factor, with amino-acid sequence MERQKKEMKPAMAETKNFCAPYMQLIKALTDKHALEVTAHDLSEVSGFADIFIVAIARSELHGRTLKDTAMEALDEMGLSYRVEGESSTKWTLLDAGALIVNILSREGRDFYRLDSLWGDAPTERFFDEDE; translated from the coding sequence ATGGAACGACAGAAAAAGGAGATGAAGCCAGCTATGGCGGAGACGAAAAATTTTTGCGCACCATATATGCAGCTTATAAAAGCGCTGACCGACAAGCACGCGCTTGAAGTCACGGCGCACGACCTGAGCGAGGTCTCAGGCTTCGCGGATATATTCATCGTCGCGATAGCGCGTTCCGAACTTCACGGAAGGACGCTGAAGGACACGGCGATGGAGGCTCTGGACGAGATGGGGCTTTCGTACAGAGTGGAAGGGGAGAGCAGCACGAAATGGACGCTGCTTGACGCCGGCGCACTGATCGTGAACATACTGAGCCGCGAAGGGCGCGACTTTTACAGGCTCGATTCTCTTTGGGGCGACGCGCCGACCGAAAGATTCTTCGACGAGGACGAATAA